A genomic segment from Salvia splendens isolate huo1 chromosome 13, SspV2, whole genome shotgun sequence encodes:
- the LOC121761319 gene encoding bidirectional sugar transporter SWEET12-like, with amino-acid sequence MMSYLDLIFGLLGNFVSLMVFLAPVPTFIQIYKKKSTEGFQSVPYVVGLFSAMLWIYYALLKTDTTLLITINSVGCFVHTAYISFYLCYAPKSARLQTGMLILLLNIIGMSLIVVLTYFLADGSTRGNIVGWICLIFSLCVFVAPLFILRQVIRTKSVEYMPFLLSLFLTISAVMWFFYGLLRKDYNIAIPNVVGFTFGVIQMVLYVIYKGAKKAMEERLPEIQVDAQKNSEIREQIIDAVTLSALVCPEIVPALPQLVRRDNFDLQNEINIATST; translated from the exons ATGATGAGTTACTTGGATCTCATTTTCGGCCTTCTTG GCAACTTCGTCTCCTTAATGGTGTTCCTCGCACCAGT ACCAACATTTATTCAAATATACAAGAAAAAATCAACAGAAGGATTCCAATCAGTGCCATATGTAGTTGGGTTGTTCAGTGCAATGTTGTGGATATATTATGCTCTGCTCAAAACAGACACCACTCTCCTCATCACCATCAACTCCGTTGGCTGTTTCGTTCACACGGCTTACATCTCTTTCTATCTTTGCTACGCCCCCAAATCCGCTAGG TTGCAAACTGGGATGCTAATCCTTCTACTGAACATCATTGGGATGAGTCTAATCGTTGTGCTGACTTACTTTCTCGCGGACGGCTCCACACGTGGCAACATTGTAGGATGGATCTGCCTCATTTTCTCCTTGTGCGTCTTTGTTGCGCCTTTATTTATCCTG AGACAAGTGATCCGAACGAAGAGCGTGGAATACATGCCGTTTCTCCTCTCGCTTTTCCTCACCATAAGCGCAGTCATGTGGTTCTTCTACGGCTTACTACGCAAGGACTACAATATTGCT ATTCCAAATGTGGTAGGATTCACCTTTGGAGTGATTCAGATGGTGTTGTATGTGATATACAAAGGCGCGAAGAAGGCCATGGAAGAGAGGCTTCCGGAAATTCAAGTGGATGCGCAGAAGAATTCCGAAATTAGAGAGCAAATCATCGATGCTGTGACTTTGAGTGCACTAGTTTGCCCAGAAATTGTTCCGGCTCTTCCACAACTCGTTCGCCGGGACAATTTCGACCTTCAAAATGAGATCAACATCGCCACTTCTACCTGA